The proteins below come from a single Corylus avellana chromosome ca3, CavTom2PMs-1.0 genomic window:
- the LOC132175588 gene encoding abscisic acid 8'-hydroxylase CYP707A2-like: MEFASLFKFCFLSSIFFVFLFHSLIKFFNSGRQKLPLPPGSLGWPYMGETIQLYSQNPNVFFAEKQKRYGSIFKTHVLGCPCVMISSPEAAKFVLVTRAHLFKPTFPKSKERLLGKQAIFFHQGDYHTKLRKLVLRAFLPEAIKNSVPSIESIAKDSLRSWEGRLINTFQEMKIFTFNVALLSVFGKDEVLYSEDLKRCYYILETGYNSMPIKLPGTLFNKSMKARKELAQILAKILSARRQMKHDHNDLLGSLMADKEGLTDDQIADNIIGVIFAARDTTASVLTWILKYLGENPSVLQAVTEEQEEVIRKKEDNGEEKTLTWADTVKMTITSRVIQETLRVASILSFTFREAVEDVEYEGYLIPKGWKVLPLFRNIHHNPEIFPKPEKFDPSRFEVTPKPNTFMPFGNGTHSCPGNELAKLEMLVLLHHLTTKYSWSLVGRQNGIQYGPFALPQNGLPIRLSLKKDAAT; encoded by the exons ATGGAATTCGCCTCCCTCTTCAAGTTCTGCTTTTTatcttccattttctttgtctttctcttCCATTCCCTCATCAAGTTCTTCAATTCCGGTCGCCAGAAACTGCCCCTCCCGCCGGGCTCCTTGGGATGGCCTTACATGGGCGAGACCATTCAGCTCTACTCTCAAAACCCAAATGTCTTCTTTGCTGAAAAGCAAAAGAG GTATGGATCGATCTTCAAAACCCACGTATTGGGGTGTCCTTGCGTGATGATTTCGAGCCCAGAAGCCGCGAAATTCGTGCTGGTGACGAGAGCTCATCTCTTCAAGCCCACATTTCCTAAAAGCAAGGAGAGATTGTTGGGCAAACAAGCCATCTTCTTTCACCAAGGAGACTACCATACCAAACTTAGAAAGCTTGTTCTCCGAGCCTTCCTGCCCGAAGCTATCAAAAACAGCGTCCCCAGCATCGAATCCATTGCCAAAGATTCTCTCCGATCATGGGAAGGCCGGTTGATCAATACTTTCCAAGAAATGAAGATA TTTACGTTCAATGTTGCCCTGCTTTCCGTATTTGGGAAGGATGAAGTTCTGTACAGTGAGGATCTAAAGCGGTGCTACTACATTCTTGAGACGGGGTACAATTCAATGCCCATTAAACTTCCAGGGACACTCTTCAACAAATCCATGAAAGCAAGGAAGGAGCTTGCTCAAATCTTGGCAAAAATCCTCTCAGCCAGGAGGCAGATGAAACACGATCACAATGACTTACTCGGATCTTTAATGGCCGACAAAGAAGGCCTCACTGACGACCAAATTGCCGACAACATTATCGGAGTCATATTCGCTGCTCGTGATACCACCGCCAGCGTGCTCACATGGATCCTCAAGTACCTAGGCGAGAACCCCTCTGTTCTTCAGGCAGTCACC GAAGAGCAAGAGGAAGTTataaggaagaaagaagataaTGGTGAGGAGAAAACTCTCACTTGGGCAGACACCGTAAAGATGACAATCACTTCAAGGGTGATTCAGGAGACACTTAGAGTTGCttcaattttatcttttactttcaGAGAGGCGGTAGAAGATGTTGAATACGAAG GGTATCTTATACCCAAAGGGTGGAAAGTTTTGCCACTTTTCAGAAATATTCACCACAACCCAGAGATCTTCCCAAAGCCTGAGAAGTTTGACCCCTCGAGATTTGAg GTTACTCCAAAACCCAATACATTTATGCCATTTGGCAACGGGACCCACTCATGTCCTGGGAACGAGTTAGCCAAACTGGAAATGTTAGTCCTTCTCCATCATCTGACCACAAAGTACAG CTGGTCTTTGGTGGGTAGACAGAACGGGATTCAGTATGGCCCCTTTGCTCTTCCCCAGAACGGTTTGCCCATTAGATTATCTCTGAAGAAAGATGCGGCTACCTAA